The genomic stretch ctGAAACACAACAGCAGCAATATCAATTGCATTCGCACTTCAAATCCataaatcaaaacccaaaagcctCGCCCTTCAATTTAATTGCTCCTTCAAACAATAGGGGACTACTAAATTTGGGAAGATTGAAGAATAAATCCCTTTTGGTGCAAGATTCGTTGAATTTACATCCTTGTCGGTCGAGAGTGATCTCGACGTCACCATCGACGATCTCCTATTGCAAATCCTTGGGGTCCTTGCCGTTGACCGTGCAGCCGATCGAGTCGCAGCTTCCGAGAATCTCCTTCACCGTTCCCGCGAGCTCCTTCGGCCATGGATctgttcctcataaccttggaGATCTCGATGACGTCATCAAGGGAGATGCTGCCGCTGTGCTTGAAGAGGTGGTGGTCCGTGAGGGAGTTGCGGTGAATGGAGGCGTCGGGAAGGAAGGGGAATGGGAAAGGTACCCAGTACGCTGGGCTACATGTTGAGATCAACACCAGCCCAATTGGTGTTGGATGCTAGACAATTCTAGCAAAATACTATGTCGGTGGtactagctagaaggttctggAGATTCAAATATGCATGGGAGGTGAAAGGTGCATGCATTGGAAATGCCAGATCATTCTAGCACCAAATATAACTAGAAGGTTAATAAAGTGTGAAGTCCATGTCGGTGGGCTGTTTGTAGAAAAGTCTAGAACAATGGCTAGGATGAAATGAGTCCATTCCACCAACTTAGTAAGTCAGTTTAGCAAGCCTATAAATATGTAATGGTGTAATGCTAGTAACGAAGTAAAAGTAGCAATCAAGAGAGAGCTAAGTGAGAGTAAGAAGCAAGAGTAGTCTTGTAGTGAGTGATCTAGAGTTTGCCTTTAGAAAGTGAGAGagtattataacttttaaagtgtgtCATTGAGAGTTGTtctgttgtaatattttgtaagtgtaataacaagtaatttgtttacttgttttgtctctccaacacttgtgctagagttatgtattttaatttttcctcgacaattggtatcagagtgGTACGTCAGCAGCGCTTTGCGAAAGTGGAAGATCAATGCAGGGAAGGCCATGTTTGCCCTATAAACCACAGTCGAGGAGGACATGTTAGAGCACATAAGGAAAGCCAACACACCAAAAGAAGCGTGGGATACCTTGGTCACATTCTTTTCAAAGACGAACGATACAAGACTGCAGCTTTTCGAGAACGAGCTGTTATTGGTGGCCCAAAGAGACATGACGATTGCCGAATATTTCCACAAGGTAAAGTCTATTTGTCGTGAAATTTATGAATTAGATCCTAGTGCTGCCATTGTAGAATCCaggataaaaagaataattatccatgggtTGAGACACAAATATTGAGGCTTTCTTATCGTTGCacaaggatggccgacccaaccatcacttgttgagtttcaaaattttcttgccGATCAAGAATCTTTGGCAAAGCAAATGGGAGAGGTCTCATTAAAAGGTGAGGAGGAAGCGTTCCATACTGAAAGTAAAGGCAGCTTCAATCAGCGTGCTGGTGGTGGATTTAAAACAAAAGGTGAGAAGGCGAAAGGTCATCAAGGCggagggagttctcggccagggggagctccAAAGTATCACGACAACTATAGTCAgccccaaaataaaaaaaaagattttaggGCAATGTTATAACTATGGAAAGAAGGGCCACTTGGCAAATAATTGCTAGTTCAAAAGGCCTGCAAAAAGTTATGTCGCCAGCTCAAAAGAGAAAAGTGAAGATGACTGGGACATCGTAACGTCTTTAGCCATGGAGGAAGAATATGACACAGAAGCATTATCTTGTTGGTGCTAAGAAAATGAGGCGTTGCTTGACTCGAAAGAGATTGAAGATACGTTGCAGGAGAAAATGGGATACCAAGCTGCCTAAATATAATCAAGTCTAGATGAGCTCAAGgaattgtttgatgatgatgatgtcaAGCAAGAAGTACTTAAGAGTCATTAGCAAACTGGTGTGTATCAACAACCAGGAGAAGTTAGACCTAGTGAAGTGGaagtatcaactccacaatcatAACTAAGGAGGTCAATAAGAATATGAAAGCCAAATCTTAAATATGCCAATGTTGCCATAGCTGATGAAGTAGCAAAAGAACCTGAGACGTTTGAAGAGGCATCACAGAGTTTTGAATGGGTAAAAGCTATAGAAGAAGAAATCACTGCTCTTAAGCAGAATCAAACTTGGGATTTGGTGCCACAACTAAGGAATGTGATacccatatcctgcaaataggtgtacaagataaagcgtcgtcctgATGGTTCAGTTGAGAGGTACAAGGCTCGGTGGTAGCTCGAGGTTTCTCTCAGTAGTATGGACTAGATTATGATGAAACATTTAGTCCAGTGGCAAAGTTTACAActgtacgagtcttacttgcacttgcagctaaCAAGGATTGGAACCTATTCCAGATGGATATGAAGAAcgctttcttgcatggagagttGGATCAAGAGATCTACATGATGTAGCCAGTAGGCTTTGAAAGTGAAGCTCATCTCGAGTACGTGTGTAAGCtgaggaaagcactctacggtttaaaacaagcaccaagggcgtggtacggtaagattgcagaatttctaacacaaagtggttactCAGTGGCGCATGCAGATTCCAGCTTATTCGTTATAGCTAATAAAAGTAAGTTAGCCATTGTGCTGGTGTATGTGGATAACCTAATCATCactggtgatgatgaggcaAAAATTCGTCGAACAAATGAGAATTTGTCAGTTCGGTTcaagatgaaggaacttggacAACTCAAGTACTTTCCTGAACTAGAGGTTGATCACACATAAGAAAGTGTGTCAACAAAAGTATGCAAAAGACTTATTGCAGAAGTTTAGGATGCTTGAATGAAAGCTAATGTCAACACCGATGGAACCTAATGCCAAGATGTATGCATACGAAGGCAGATGTATGCACATAAAGGCAGAGACTTGGAAGATGCAacaatgtatcgacaattggtaggtaatCTGATATACCTGACTCtaactcgacctgacatttctcatgcagttggtgtgatgagtcgatacatgcaaaatccaaagaagcctcatcTAGAAGTGGTTCGACGACTATTGAGATGTGtaaagagtacaattgactatggtccattgtacaagaaaggtaaggatGGTAAATTAGTTGGCCATTATGACACATATTTTGCAGGAGATCAACCACTAAGTATGTCTTCATAATTGGTTCTGGAGTACTTTCATGGTGCAGCAAGAGACAACTAACAATATCTTTGTCAACCATGGAAGTAGAATATAGAGCAGCAACAATGGAaactcaagagaatgcatggctggtacaatTGATGAGTGATTTACATTAATCAATAGATTATgtagtaccattgtactgtgataaccaatcggcaattcacTTTTcagaaaatccagtctttcatgcaagaacttaGCATGTAGAGGTACACTATCATTTCATTAGAGAAAAGGTCttgcaagaagagattgaaaTGAGACAGATCAATATGGATGAACAAGTTGCGAACTTGTTCACTAAAAGTTTGAGTACCAGCAAGTTCGAAAAGTTTCATCATCAACTCGTCATGGAGAAAAGAATGAACTGGTGTTGAGGGGAAGTGTTGAAAATCAACACCAGCCCAATTGGTGTTTGGATGCTAGACAACTCTAGCAAAATACTATGTTGGTGGTACTAGCTAGAAGCATATGGAGATTCAAATATGCATAGGAGGTGGAAGGTGCATGTATTGGAAATGCTAGATCATTCTAGCACCAAAGTTTAACTAGAAGTTAGTAAAGTGTGAGGCCCATGTCAGTGGGCTGTTTGTAGAAAAGTCTAGAACAATGGCTAAGATGAAATGAGTCCATTCCACCGACTTAGTAAGTTGGTTTAGCAAGCCTATAAGTATGTAATGGTGTAATGCTAGTAACGAAGTAAGAGCAGCAATCAAGAGAGAGCTAAGTGAGAGTAAGAAGCAAGAGTAGTCTTGTAGTGAGTGGtctagagtttgtctctagaaagtgAGAGAGTGTTATAGCTTCTAAAGTGTGTCCTTGAGAGTtgttgtgttgtaatattttgtgagtGTAAtaacaagtaatttgtttacttgttttgtctgtcCAATATTTGTGTTAAAGTTGTGTACTCTAATTTTTCCTCAACACTACGCTctactatttttatttttttctttattttatttggagTTAACTCTATTAATTGAAATTTGGAAATcgtggaaagaaaaaaaatcttaatatCAAGTTGAATACCATGAGTTATCAaatcctaaaaataaaaataaaaaaccgtgGGTTATCAAAACCTGATAACTtaatatatcatttaatttaaatgGTTTTGGcttattgaaaaaaatgaaataattatATGGTCAAAATTCGAAGAAGTAAATTATAGTGAGAAATAATCATGCAACCATTTTGCTAAAAAAATAACAGAGAAAGTACCTTCTCATTACTGAAAAGTTTTGGTGGTCCACCAACTTCATCCTCCAACACGATTTCGTTGGCTTCTGTGTCAGTCGTTAATTGCTTGTCTTTGGAAGAGAAACCAATAAGCTTTGGTAGATTCCGCAGTGTCAACGATTTTAACTTTTGGAAGGGCTCGCCTTCGAGTTGTCCATAACATACACTTTCCAACCTCACAAGGTCTTCAAGAAATAGAGATTCTAGGTTGGGGAAGGCATTATGAGAGTAACTCCAACTGACGGAGTCAATGACATACGTAATTTCGTCGTTGTTTTGGACATGGAGATGCTTCAGTTGTTTAGCAGCTTCACTGTCAAATAGATAGGAAATAATATTCACACTCTCTTTCCCATCCAAGTACAACTGCTCACATCTCTTTACCAACAACTTTACACCTCGGTCGAATTGATTTCTTCTGGTGAGCTTCAGTTTTAGCATGTTAGAGAAGGTTTCACTGATGTCAGGATATTCCCAACAGTCACCAATAAGTATGGTGTATCTTTCTAACTTATCAGAGAACAAGTTGGTTGGAAGAAGGTTAGCATCTAGAACATGTATGTCCAATGCGGATAGATGAGATAAGTGCTCCAGCTCTGAAACGCTAGCATTACTTCTGCCATCGACTAAACCTTCACCTTCCCATTGCGTGAAGCTTTTTATTCCCATCCTCAAGTCTTCTAGTCTTGTCAAGCTTGATATAACATCAGGTGGGATCAAAACAAGTTCGGAGCAACCGGTCAACTCCAATAATTGTAGCCTTGTCAATTGCCCTATTTCTTTGGGCAACTCTTTAATCTTGGACTTTAGGAGGCTAAGGATCTTCAAGTTTGTTAGCTGCCCAACAAGAGTTATGTCTACTAACTCGCTGAAAGCTAAGTACAATGTGTGGAGATGCTTTAGGGATTGAAAAGATGGAGGTAGTGACGGAATACGGAATCTGGTTACATCCAACACTTTGAGTTCTTTCATCCCTTCAAAAAATTTGCTGGGGATTTCCTGGGAGTCGCCAATACTATCATTCACCAATGCCAAAAATTTTAATTCTGGGCATTCCCAAGGTACTTCAGGAAGTCGGGGGATTTTGCAACCTGCTACGAAGATCCATGTGCATTTTTTAAGGAAACCCTCAGTTGGCCATTCTTTCAACTCATCTCCATATGCTCTTGAAAAGGCCTTTTGATCATCAGATGCAATCCGGATAGCAACATCTTTTACAAGTTCATGCATTCTAACAGTTATGTCGTCATAGCTGTCCTGCAATAGGCaagaatttttcaattttttaaccaTTACATTGAATGAAGTCCGTGCCTCTTCCACTGTCTCAACATTTTTTATCAAACCCAAACCCATACTATACTTGAACAAGTCAATCAGAAAATTACTGCTACTCCCGCAAAGCAAGAACAATTGCTTAAGCTCTTGATCCTCCAATTGTTCGTAACTCCACTTTAGAGCCAAGAATGctttttcattcaattctttCTTGTCAAATCTTTTGAAACTTCTCAACGCATCTTTCCATTCCTCCAAACTACTATCCCTTAAAGCACTTGCAACTGCAACAACCAAAACCGGCAAACCTCCGCATTTCTTTGCTAGCTGGGTTGCTTCCTTCAGTACACGGTTGTCTTTAACAACATCTCCTACCATCTTCTCAAACAAACTCCAACTTTCTTGTTCTCTTAAAAATCCAAGTTCAAAATTGTTTTGCATACGCATATCATAGAATAAAACTTTTCTTTCTCTAGATGTCAAGAATAAATTACAGTTCGGCACACCGACAAGTCCTACAGCCTCAAAGTCAATTCTTTCCAAAACATCATCTAAAATGACAAGAGTCTTCCCATCTTTTATCCTGGCTCGTAGGAGATTCGCCCTTTTTCCCATATCCCCAGATTCATCAACATTCATTCCCAACCTTTTGGtaatttctttttgaattttttcgtcgtcttttttttctttgacatTTAGTATTATAACCACATCATCAAATAAGTTCTCTTTCACAGCTTCTCTGTAAACCTCTTTGGCAAGTGTTGTCTTCCCAACGCCCCCTAATCCGTACACCCCAATCCTGTTGATATCAGGTTTTTTCAGTTCTGTAATGATATCCTTCACCATAGAAATCCTTGATTCAAAGGCCATGTACCCGTCGGAGGCTATGGCAGATACGTCTTCTACGGGAGCTTCGTAAGCAACACTggaaaactctttttttttattttcatgttcttcaatCTTTTTCATCAGTTTTGTTGCCTTCCTGCTACGTTGATGACAGGATATCAGATTAGAACATACAATGAGACACTTTGTCTTTGCACGGCCTTCATCATGCAAGAGTGCTTCTGCCTCCAGAGTGGTCTTCTCCGCATCTGACTGCCATCTCTGGACATCAGCTTCCACTTTTTGATTAACTTCTCTTCCGACttcatcaatttcatgcttCATCCTTTGTTTGACAGAATCAAAATTCTCCAATTTACTCTTTAGATCTTCAAGGTTGCTTTTGTAGAAAATGATATAACCCACTTGGCGTGCAACTGGTCTAATTGTGTAGTCAATTATTGTAGGAATAATTGCAGTGAGTATCTCCATCGCCATGGCACCTTCAGCTTATCAATTCGTCTGCTTCTCCGATCTGTTGAATATATAcgaatccaaaataaaaaaaaattcaagatacGAGAAAGAAATCCTTATTTTTAAAGCAGATGAATAAACAATAGGTCATACCTTAGCTCATGATCGAGACTACGCTTGAAGAAAAACAGAGCAGTATGCAAatcttttggttttcttttgcaTCTTTTGGAGAAATCTGCATAGTAAAAGCAAAAACAAGGTTATATCACACTTCCAAAAAACTTGGTTGGTACAGAACTTAGGTGACTGTGTTCAAATCTTAGAAACTAAGAAAACGTATATAATCTGCTTTGAATTTCACTGAGACATTTTAACAAACATCATATCTGCACACTTTAAGCCGGTGCATGAGGCAGAAAACGAACTGTAGAGGAAAACTGAGGACAACTTGATCATTATTCAGGAGACGACAAGTTCAACGaacagaggtgcggaagagaaAGAAAGGCTCAAGCTTTTCTCAACTtggttttcttcattttattatgcatttAGTGACAACTTCAATTATGTTTCAAAATTCATTTCTTTTCCCTAGAGCTACGAGGTAGCCTAATCATGATTACTTCATTCCTTAGTTTCATTATTTATGAATTTCAGTCTtattgtgtttattttgttgtgGATTATACGCTTGATTTTATCTTGTTGATTAGCTACAAACTTGGTTTGTCAAGTTTATCTAACGCAAATTTACGTATGTGCCAATTCAAAGTTTCTTGCAGTTAAAGTTACGAAATCCTTGATATAGAGGTTATACACTAAGTTTCATGCGGTCTCCTTGTTAGTGTCCAAATcgttaatgatttttttttgtgtttagtAATCTACATGTCATAGATTCTTAGCACATAAGAGTATACCTAGTAATCTAGATGCCATGAATACTATATGATTTAGAGGAATTAGATCATTGATGATTATTCATTAATAATTTACTGCTAGAAATAGGTTGGATTGGTTATGGTGAAATCGAATGCTCTAGTAACTCACTCATCTCGTTCAAAATTTGTTTCTATTTGCATCTCTATTCCTTTAGTCTTATTTGTCTTGTTattcttcagtttttttttttttaatcaagaaCTCAATCCTAGCAATTCTTTCTTATAATCAATGTTACTTTTAATTCAAGTGCAATTCAATTTAAGTTAGGCAATTAGAATTGACTCGATCTCAGTTGGAACGAGGTTGTGTTTGCCTATTATATTATACTACGATTCGTACATTTGCAAGCattaaaatttgaacttaattGGGTTGGTTTTAGTAAATCTAAGTTCGGCAACAAAGATCAatttttttgtcttaaaatAGTAAAGATCAATTAAATTCTAATTGCACAGTTTCTAAATTTTTTCAAAGGGTTGGTTGGATCTGTCAAAGCTTAGAAGTGCGCTATCTGAGAATATGGTGCAGAAAACCATTAGTTGGCCTACTGGTAACCTTGGTGTGAGAAGGGACAAACTTTCACTCATTTGAAATGGCATTTCGAATGGTGTTTTCTTTGTGAAGACTTCTTATGGTCTCTTATTTCAAAGAGAGTCTTGGATGATTGGTCCCTAATGAAAACAGGGCTACGAAGTGTTTGACCTCTAATCCTTCATGcaatttttgttcttggcaTGTTGAATCTATTCTCCATATTCTCAGGAATTGTTAGAAGAGTGAATATGTTTGGCTGCTTCTTAGTGTGCCTTGTTATGTGATAAACTCTTTTGATTTGAACATTCAAGCTTGGTTGCTTGCTAATCTTAAGGTGCATATAAGGTTATCAACCAAAGTTCTTTGTGCATtgtattcctctttatttgttGGCATATTTTGAAATGgagaaatcaacaaaaaaatttatactaATTATGTTATGCCAAGGGATCCTTAAGATATTTTAGTAAGGGATGCTGCTGAATGGGTGAAGGCGTCCTGAAAAGCTTCTGTGAAGATGTTAAGAAGAATGACTCTAGGCAAATTGGGGATGGTTGAGCTCTTAGAGATCATTGTGGTGATTGGTTAGGGAGATTTTCTGCTAATTTGGGGCAGGGACAAGTTATGGAGGTAGAGGTTTAGAGTTTTTATTTTGGCCTTAAGCTTGCTTTAACAAAGGCGTATATAGGCTTATTATTAAGATGAATTCAGTGGGTGGAATCAACTTGATTAAGCAAAATATGGCAAATGATTTTCATCCTCACCATACAATTTTGAGGAGCTACTGAAATATGAAGGATCAGCTGAAGCGTCATCAGTTGGTTCAtattttcaaagaaaagaattttgttGAGATGATGTTGATGGATGATTGCTTAGGATCTTCAAGGCTTGTTTTTTCTGTTCGAATGACGAGGCGCTACCGCGGGCGCCAGCGCTGGTTGAAGTTTTTGTTAGGGAtccattaaaaagttaattctgAAGAGATTGAATTTAAAGTCAATTAATTTTCCGAACATTGAGAATTCATTTGGTTTTGAAATTAGTCACGGACTTCAAGGTTCATTGGCCAAGACCTAAATGtgataaatttttcattgtgcctGGAACACGGGTAGTACACTACAACTTgttatataagtggtgagaaatgttagtttttaagttgttaattttttaacgtAAGTATTTcactatttgtataataacacatgaTGTATCACCTGTATTTCGagtacactgaaaaatttctcttagCCGGTTATAGAGGGAAAAGAGATTGTTGAGTGTGTTGCTAGAGTGTCTGAAATAGTCTCTTTAAATAAGCTTTTAACaaccacttagtattatggtctaatgttattctttttcacttataagtgagaggttttaggttcgatttttttcaaaaaagaatttgagccacattattgttagcctattgtgaggtttaACCCATTTTTCACCTCTCTTAAACACCcacatagaatttttttttttttttttagtacattgatatttttacactaggaggagggggagttcgattaagccacacaatgggcagcctaatttggtatcgaattcgccatccacgagattcgaacctaaaacctttcacttcCAAATGAAGGTACTGAGTGAGTAATCCCAACAATAATTAGCAATAACTTTTTGCACCTAATTCGCTCCCAGCTCGCAACATGTGTTTACATCTCTCTTTCTATTGTTTTAATTCCTTTTTTAAGTGAGCTTCAATAggtttttaaaactaaaaggtTGGAGAGATAGACAAAAGGTGAGTGAAGTTGAACTCAACGTTTTACTTGATGAACACATTTCTTTGTATAAAAATCCTAGTGGGTGTTCAATTTGGGTGTATAGGAATTAAAGTtgggtgtagtcaaattaggatttgcGTCTCCTTCTCCAGATGGAACAACTTGGTGAAGCAAGAGTCAACTTGAGTGGGGCGTGGTGGAGATGAGATTCTTTTTAGCCTTTTTTTAAACATGAAATTCGCTCTCAAATCCTACTAAATCTCTTACTCAATGAAGCCAAGCACAACTTAGCTGCGGAGGTTGTTGCTTTAAAGGAAGGACTTTTGTTCGCCAAGCACAAAGGTGTGAAGATGCTGATGATGGAAGGGGATTCGAAGCTAGTCATCCAGGTGGTGCAAGATGTTTGGATGCTCCCTTGGCATCTTGAACCTATCATAAAGGATATAAAATGGTTGGCATATGGGTTTCAACATATCAGTTGGaagcatatttataggaagacTAATTTTGTAGCGGACACATTAGCTCATTTGAACCTCAGTGTTGCCAACCCTCATTTTGGGGATTATTGTCTTCCGTTTTCAGCTATGGAGGCCTTTAATTTTGATTGTATTGGAAACGGTTGTATTAAAGGTTTTAAGCTTTAATAAATTTCTTCttcatcagaaaaaaaaaataaaataaaaaaatgaaaccttAATGCATGCGGATTTGCATGGACTCTTTTTATAACACTTTATTGACTACACCCTGATTAGAAtcttaatttgactacaccTCCTAAGATTATATTAAAAAGTCTAGTAAGTCTTTTGATTATAGTAGATGTACATATGAGTGTAAGTATTATTTTTCATTACATAAAAATGAAGGGTGTCTAGAGAAAAAAGTTGGTGTAtacataattaattataaatttaatgACCACGGGGTGACTCAGTAATTCGAGACAAATTCCACATTCATAATCCACACAGCACGTCCTAAGTTCGATTCTTGGTGCTGGTGTATAATCAGCCTAATGCTGTCGTTTACTGGTTTAGTTTTTCAATTACTCTTTTAATTAAGTTGTAACAATTGTGTATATATCGAAACTTGGATGTTTATGTGCGCTTGTGCATTTACCAAGCCAGATAATTACTGGGAGTGATTCAGTTGTGTCGTGAATTTGTTTTTGTCAAATGTTATGAAATCCTTACTGGATTCGTTTATTTAATCGAGTCAGATGATTTAATACTAGTAATGTATGTTTAGGATCATAACTGAGTAAAAAAATAACTCTTGAATTAAAAACTCAAAGGCTACCATACTACGAAATACCTTGTCACATACTTAACATAAGTAAGCACTTTATACACTAATATCATTCAGTTTAAGTGGCACTCAATCTCGATATTGTTGGATGTCCTGAGCTTACATGTTCTTGGATGATAATGGTCgattaattgaaagaaaaggtAAGAACATGACACTTTTACGGGCACCatttgtgacagcccgtcccgaattat from Pyrus communis chromosome 7, drPyrComm1.1, whole genome shotgun sequence encodes the following:
- the LOC137740095 gene encoding probable disease resistance protein At4g27220; amino-acid sequence: MAMEILTAIIPTIIDYTIRPVARQVGYIIFYKSNLEDLKSKLENFDSVKQRMKHEIDEVGREVNQKVEADVQRWQSDAEKTTLEAEALLHDEGRAKTKCLIVCSNLISCHQRSRKATKLMKKIEEHENKKKEFSSVAYEAPVEDVSAIASDGYMAFESRISMVKDIITELKKPDINRIGVYGLGGVGKTTLAKEVYREAVKENLFDDVVIILNVKEKKDDEKIQKEITKRLGMNVDESGDMGKRANLLRARIKDGKTLVILDDVLERIDFEAVGLVGVPNCNLFLTSRERKVLFYDMRMQNNFELGFLREQESWSLFEKMVGDVVKDNRVLKEATQLAKKCGGLPVLVVAVASALRDSSLEEWKDALRSFKRFDKKELNEKAFLALKWSYEQLEDQELKQLFLLCGSSSNFLIDLFKYSMGLGLIKNVETVEEARTSFNVMVKKLKNSCLLQDSYDDITVRMHELVKDVAIRIASDDQKAFSRAYGDELKEWPTEGFLKKCTWIFVAGCKIPRLPEVPWECPELKFLALVNDSIGDSQEIPSKFFEGMKELKVLDVTRFRIPSLPPSFQSLKHLHTLYLAFSELVDITLVGQLTNLKILSLLKSKIKELPKEIGQLTRLQLLELTGCSELVLIPPDVISSLTRLEDLRMGIKSFTQWEGEGLVDGRSNASVSELEHLSHLSALDIHVLDANLLPTNLFSDKLERYTILIGDCWEYPDISETFSNMLKLKLTRRNQFDRGVKLLVKRCEQLYLDGKESVNIISYLFDSEAAKQLKHLHVQNNDEITYVIDSVSWSYSHNAFPNLESLFLEDLVRLESVCYGQLEGEPFQKLKSLTLRNLPKLIGFSSKDKQLTTDTEANEIVLEDEVGGPPKLFSNEKVMMPNLTTLSVHHCDSLRFLFSSSMAKCLRQLKNLKISNCQIIEEILGNEENTDDMFDKLNRLELQHLPNLVRFSSGSYIKFPSLAYLDLEDCTKLETFIFDAKSENIITNKEERDIELFDEKVGFPSLEMLYIWDLPKLKRIFHNQLHSDSFSRLRIMDVRRCHNLINIFGPSIMGRLNALERLQIEQCQSLQVVYDSSSTTQLNGFECPNLNSVEIDSCDSLKNVFPVSMAKTLKQLSKLKVENCGLMEEVVTKDKPKRTHEEFGFPKVEIVIFENLPRLRSFYPGLHVSNWPLLNELSFIKCDSVEIFASEFSTYQDKLDLSHSRPMTQPFFLIEKGKSFLNLESLMLDKNTEIWYEPYGPLPAELLRKLKELGFATSHPMSDFFFENLQNLEHLCVLSAPWKELFGHDHQGSSRGEIHEVETLPRVKVLGLFDMPELIHLGKENSQPGGPVFPNLEFLCLKKCGRLENLSSSLISFRNLTTLYIFDCHGLQYLIPCSVAKNLQQLKELEVESCQRMVEIVAGNEDNPENEITFSCLQHLKLSDLPSLKGFCTENCVVKVPSLPTLIVKDCQLIEFKISPNGLLQSDPRPERLEIAEETDDVLMPSDSMENDCDQTDQPLIADTNVHATTARLSTKNESSFIARRVKVFRLCAIACLCVIFFFLLFFLLKEEISARKANRKAL